The following is a genomic window from Molothrus ater isolate BHLD 08-10-18 breed brown headed cowbird chromosome 19, BPBGC_Mater_1.1, whole genome shotgun sequence.
TCCGCTCCCTCAGGTCCGAGacctgccccagggctgtcctcCGGCTGCCTCCTTTCCCACAGGATGGTGCTTTCCCCCGGAGCCTGACATTTATTCCATTTTAGCTCCGCAGCTGTAGCTTTCTGCTGCACCGTTCACAGGAACCTGGAGTATAAATAGGGGCTTTATTAATAGTTCTGGAATGAGTCCTGCCCCCACTCAGCTGTTGGGAGCGGGTGTTATTTAACACTGAAGCTGCGAGCTCCATCAAAGGCTCTTGATTATCCTTGTGCTGTTCTTGTAGGAGCTCTGGGGTCgctggaatgctgctgctctccctgcctgtggcagggggctGTGATCCACGAGAGCTCAGTCCTGCAGACCCAAGAGCCCCTGAGTGGGGGCACAAGCCCAGAGGCAGCACAAGCCCTATAAAAGAAGGGATTTAGGCCAGAGGCTGAAAAAAAGCTGACTCACTTTGCTGCAGTTGATCTGGAGCAGTGATACATTTAcctgctgtgctttgtgtgACAGCTTGTGGCTGTGAAGGTTGACAAGCACCCGTCCTCAACGTTCCCTTAAACCCTTCCCTGTCTCTCTTTTATTTATGCGGGAATCAGTTTTTCTTGTATCTCTGAATGCAGTAACTGAATacaactgtttaaaaaaaaaatttgctttgatATTCTTAGCACTGTTTTGGAACACAGATTTTAATAAATAGTGTAAAACTCTCCCTCCTGTGAGATCAAAGCTTTCACAGTGAGCCATTCCTGGTATACAGTGCCTCCCAGACTTCATCTCTACCCAGAAGTCTCTTAATTATATCTctaaaagccccaaacaaaatTTCTGATGTAATTTCAGAATGGGAATGCGTGAATGTTTTCACCACAACATAGCAGAAAAATTCCTCCCTTACCCCAGAGCAGCATTGCTGACTCCTCACCTGCAGTACTCATCCCAGTATGGAAGCAGCAAAACTTCCCTGCTGGAATGGCTCACATGAGAACAGTACATTTTTTTGGCTGTAATGATAAAATGTGCCTACCTTCAGCTTTGTCACCATCTTGTAACCTCAGTATCTCTTTCATTCAAGTcccttccattttcctttgaGAGGCCTCTGGTGCTAAAAGTACAAAAGCCTGCATTCATTTGGGGTGGAAGCTGCACAATTAACATCACAATAAccaggaaatgcagcaggagagctgaggcACTTCAGGTGAAGATGTTCTCATACCGAAATCTTGCCCTACTTGACTGTCTATTAATCCTTCACCTCTAGCTGTTTTCAGGGTCTCTTTGGCAGGGGGTCGCTTTCTGCCCTGTGGCACTTTCAGGTGCGTCCCCTCCCTCTgcccggggacagggacactccaTGGCCCACCTGGGGACACGTCAGTGACACCGGGGctcaaggcagagctgctcagcttcTGCCAGGtggtgctggcagagggcaAAGGTCCCCGAAATCAGAACTCACACTGTGGGGCAGCACActtcacagagcacagccactgTCCCCTCAGAAATAAAGAACCTGATCCAGTCAAAAGATCACAGAGTACAAACACATGGCACTGAAGACTTCCAGTCTTGCCCTTTTGTCACTGGCTTCtgcacagcagaaagcagatgaaaagCGTAATCAGGACAATTCTACTTTTATACCCAAGTCATTAAAACATAAAAGATATCAGTAATCTCCAAACTGATCACAGGCGAACTCCACTgatgttttcctgcttttcagtttCACTGGGAGCACCAACCCTTTTCTCtttagtttttctttatcttcaGTCTGTGTTAATCCCATCATGCACAGCAGGACAGCTGATTGTGGTGATCTGTGTGTGGTCCTGCCAGACTTTTCCTGAGCTCCAAGAAGAGGAACCAAAGGGCTACAGTTTGGTTCATTTTTTGGGTTTGCTTAGCCAAAACAAGAGATCACACACAGGTGAGGCAGGAGCCGtgcacagcagtgcaggcacGCACAGGTGAGgctgtgcagcagtgcaggcacacacaggtgGAGCTGTAGCCGtgcacagcagtgcaggcacGCACAGGTGAGgctgtgcagcagtgcaggcacacacaggtgaggctgtgcagcagtgcaggcacacacaggtgaggcaggagccgtgcacagcagtgcaggcacGCACAGGTGAGgctgtgcagcagtgcaggcacacacaggtgGAGCTGTAGCCGtgcacagcagtgcaggcacGCACAGGTGAGgctgtgcagcagtgcaggcacacacaggtgAGGCAGGAGCCATGCAGCAGCCGTGCAGCAGCCGTGCAGCAGCCGTGCAGGAGCTCCCtcgccctgccctgccctgcaggctgaggctctgctccagcccgcgctgctcccagcccaggaacggctcctctccagcctcagccctgcatTCTGCATCCCTCCCTTGTTCTCCTCCCACTGCCATCAAAGGGGATTCTCCCTGCTGTGGTGGGTGTGTTCCCAAATTCTTAGAAGAGAAATATGTTGGTGCTTGTCTTGTGTTCTCTGCCCTTTCTGCTCCAAATGCTTCTGGTGCTCGGATCAAACATTTCCCTCACTGGGAGAGAGGCCTTTGCAGCAAAGCCAGATCTCCCTCCACCTTACAGTGCAATGCCCTGGACTACCTGGGGAATCATAGTGAAAGTCTGCAAACATCAGGTGCTGGGTGAAAGTCTCTGTACTAAACCTTATATTACAACCTCTTCATCAGAGAAACAATGAAACATCAAGAAACAAAGGCACACTGCAAGGGGAACACAGAAATCTAATTAATACAAAACTTTAACACCACCCTTAGCCCTCTCCCAGGCGCAAGTGACCATCAGGATAACCCATCCAAATGAGCAGCATATACAACTTTACAAAGATATAGGTATGGTTCTCTGGTCAGCCCTTATAAATAGCGTtttacatattaaaataaatatgtccATGTTGCCAAAGTAGCAAGAGGTTtcttcattattaaaaaaaaatatgttacaATATCCTTTATATTTCTTGCTTagtttaaaaaagtaattaaaaagtcattttataaaataatatgaaTAAATTGAGTACAAGAGTGTCCATCCCTAGCACGTGTCCTGGGTCTGTGTACTGTGATTCAGCATGAGATGCTAACCTCCAGGAAGTAATGTAATCATTCCTTCGCTCCTAGTTGGACAGAAGAAATCCAGTGCTTGCTTTTTTCACCACTTGTAACAAGTCTATGATGTAAAATTGATGGCAAGGGAAGATGTCCCAGATCTGGGGAAGGTTCTCATCGCTGCTATTTATGGCTTTGCTACTCCCTGTATCTGATTGCCTTGTGTAGCACAGGAAGAGGATGTGACCAGCTGAAACTCAGCCCTAGAGTTTGGAGGGAGGGAACAAGTTCCAGCCAAACAATGTAAGCAAGAAATtgctgcttgccttttttttttttctttttttttcttgacacaCCATAAGCGTGCAAGAGTGTGGGAGCATGTGAGTGCACAGGTGTGAGTGTGCCATGGGTATGAGCATGCATCTGCCTGCAGGAACATTAGGGAGAAGATTAGAAAGTTTGGGAGAAGGGCTGAGAGTCTCTCTCCTCCTGATCTAATCTCTGCCCCTCTGACCTTTCTAGTTACCactgctgagcatccccaggagTTTGCTCggctccaggccctgctgctgtgccatctTCTGAACATCAAAACCCATGTGCATGAGGAACTGGATCACATTCATCTCCTGCCCTGTGAACTGGTCCCTGATTGTGGGGCACGAGGGGTTGCAGTGAGGCCATGGACAGCTGTCAATCAGGTGAATTGGGCAGCCTTTCAGAGGAGCCTTCCCGTTCTTGTTGCTCTCGTGGAGGCTCCGATCCCAACAGTGCAGGGCACGGGGCAATGATGTCCCCTTCACCTGGATGTCAGTCCAATGACTGAAAAGACAAACAGTACAGATCACATCAGAGGGGTCAGGCTGCCAGGACAGGGtcattcccatccctgttcACCTCTGCAGGATCTGCACAAGCACTTACTTGCGTGTGATGATCTCGTGGGACAAACAGGCAGGAGCAAAGCTTGCactaaaggaaaacagaaacatgGGTTATGTCTTGAAGGACAAAGTAAGTCCTGCTGAATTGAACCTTCCAGACTAGGGAAAGAGTGGAATTttacacaaaaatgaaaaaggcaaGATTCTTGATGTAGATGAACTAATAGTTACCACATTTACAGCTCTCCTTTTTCAGCAGAGATCTGAGAACACGAGGAACTAGATAAGAACATAATTTAGAAACAAATACGCCAGGTTTTTCTCAATGAAACACTTACGTCACATCCTTCAAGGTGTTTCTCAGCTCTCTACCTAAATTCTGGATGTAGAGCCACTGTCCTTCCTGAACAGGCTGGCCAGTGAGGTGCACATTGTCTACAGTAAGCTGGGCCTCATCGAACAGCCACTGGACAACAAAGACTGGGCCTGGAAAGACAAAAAGTTTTGAAAAGGGATTGCTCCAAGTTAGTTACAAATACAGAGGGAACCCTAAACCATTTGATCTTTCTCCTTTGGTACTTACATCGAAGAGTGGGGTAAATCTTATATCCAAAAAAGCAATTCCATTCCTCTCCCTCTTTAAACTGCAGCTTACAGCGTTCGGGAACAACGCCATTCCAGTATCTAGAGgagaaagcaataaaagaatGGGAGGCACAGGGCAATCCTAACAATGCATCCTCTCCAGATCATAGTTCCTGTTCTGACTAGAATTTCAACTGATAGAACAGCTTTCTTGGCAGCACTGTCCCATCAACACATTTTAGAGCATCTGTAACTGTACACATTCTTTTGAACATTTAGACTTTATTGCCTTTCCAATAAAATCATTGTAAAAACACTGATGTAGACAACAACTACTCCTTAAGTATCAAAACGAAGGAACACAGCGAAGGAGAACATTTTTTCCACACTCTAACCACTCACAGCAGTGCACTTGAGAGCACCTGACTGTACCTTATTCCTCTCCTGATGGCCTCTGTGGGAGCACACGTTATGGTATCGATGCAGTCGGTCCTGCGGTACTGTTTGTTATCCAGGAACCATCCAGAGTCTGCCAAGCCTCGCACCTGAATCCCTTGGTAAcccatctcctccagctgctctgccactcGATCCACGTTCAGGAGcactcctgtccctccagcactgcaacAGCAACATCAGCACTGCAGTCACGAGGGGCACAGGGCGTTACAGACCTTGCTGGCAGACACACCTTCCTCAGCAGTGACGTGCTGTAAACACCTGCATCTGCCACAGCAGAGACACCCAACCATTCACCACCAACTTGGGAGACACCACATTATTTCCTTGCTTTGCAACACTCAGAAATAAAGCCAGTGCTGAGTAATAATCTGGTAGCTCAGAAACAAAGTCCAGTTGTTACTCTCTTTCCTGGGAAATACATGTGCTCTCTATCATTTCCAAGGGGGTTGGCTGctcaaaaatgaaaagaatctGAAGTGAGACAAACTCACTCTTAGTAACTTCTCTATTACACCCTGAGTAATACACTGGGTGAACCAGAGCTTTATGCAACACAGGATGATCCAGAGCACCTGTGCGAGGcaagtttggtttttattttggtgtcCTGAATCAATTCACAGGAGTGTGTCTAAGGATATGGGCCAACAGGAACCAGAATTCTTGGTGCAGACATGAGAAAACTGACCAGAGATACAGGGTTTGCTGTTATGTTACTGTACTCCTAGGAGAAatgtttcaggagctgctggaccTCGTCCCTTAACAGCTTTCTACTGTGGAAACCTTCTGTCTTCACGAAACAGAATCCTGTGGATACCCACCTGCTCCCTGCTAGCAGCAAGACTTTCGCAGTGCTCAGGCCTTTTCCCACCAGCTCCTTTATAACCTCCTGTATGATCAGGGCTCCCATGAAGGCATATTCATCTGGAAGACAGCTCAGTGTCAACAAAATTGCTTCCTGTCCAGGCCCAGACTTCTATTTCCTCTCTGAAAATGCTTGAGAACTTTGCAAAAGGATTAGAAACCTAAACTCAGGCTCATTTTATCCACCGATATGAAGTACACCTAACAAGAGATCTGCTCCCACCTTGTACAAGATGTGCTGCCCTGAAAGAGAACCATGTGAACTCAATTACACAAGTACCTTCCTATGACTGTGCTTAGAAATGAGCAactttggaaaaggaaaacaagaaggaagatgctgcagaaacaaacacagaCCTTCCTACCACCTGGAATCTCAGTTCCAACTTACTGCTTCCCCTTCTTCCCAGTTCATCAAGCCAATTCAGAGAAGCAATGGTTCACAAGATGTTACATGTACAAAGACACTGCTTCCAtccgtggctgctgctgtgtaacTGCTCCACAGGAACAGTGccaaggagctgggatggagtgGAAAGGTCCCTCCCTTACTGTGACACCACTGGAATGACAGTGGATGGCAATGCAGCCTGCTTTAATATGAACGATGCTGTTTCCCAAAGAAACCTGCAGACAGCTCTAGCTTGACACACAACGGCTCCTGCCTAAGGCCAAATATCTTCCTGATTAAAGTCTGACACTAAATTCCCAGTCCTGCCTCTCAGGTCAGCCGTGCTAAAGTTACATGCAACAGTCCATGGTCCAATTAATTTGCTACGTGCTGGAACCTGGAGATTCATCTAAAAGGAATTCTGGTCTTCTAATCCTTGCATACTGCATCAGTGTAACATCTCTTCAAGCAGTGGCTCTGAACTATGTCAAAACAGCCTGAGCTAAAGAGATCAGGATGTTTTATCTGGAAGTAGCTTGATATTCTTTCCTGCCCTTCAGCAAGAAAAAGCCTGTTTCTCGTCCGCGTGGTTTCACAGAAGTCTGGCCACATCCTTTAATGTGTGATGTCTGGGGCAGCAAGGGCCCATCAGCAACACTCACTTTTCTCAGACTTGGAAGAGGCACCGCTCCAAACATCACTTGAGCAATATGGGATGAATCTGTAAGAGAGAGCTGTGTGagtcctgctgtgcctctgaCACGCACAACAGGGTGAGGATGCGGTCACttaactggaagaaaaataaatcctggggaaaagggaaggggaaaagggaaaagtttCTGTCCAGTTTGACAACTTACCTTCCTGCACACCAAGTGACAATCGTAATTTTCTTGACATTTCTCCTGAACACTAATAGTTTTACTGAGTTAAATCAATAAATAACATGTATTTTATCAATCTAATTGAATCACTAAGCTCAGGGGACAGAACGATGGAGCATGACTTTGCTCTCAGCTATTCTGCCAACACAGTGGATGGCCTGTCACAGGGCAACTCTCTATGCTTCAGTTTTTCACACGAAAAATGAGAAGACTCTAGTCAGTGCAGTGTAAATGCTGACTGCAACCACTGGAGGTTTTTGCAGGAATTAACTTCACATGTCTCTGTTTTGCAGAAGACAAATTAACATCCCTTCTGTATAGATGCATATATAAACTGGTGTCtctcatttctcttctttgaACTAGGAGAGCTGCTCCACATTCTTCTCAAATTGTCAGATGTGTAACACGCTATCAGCCCAGCACTCACGATGGATTCACCACTGCAGCTGTTTGAGAAGGCTCTCTAAGCTATCCCCAGTTTTTCTTCATTAGATTACCCCACAACTCCAAGGAGATTGAACCTGAGTTTCTCGACTTTGTCAGCCCTAAGTGTTAGAGAGCTGAAGTAAATGAGGAATCACACAATTTCCTTTTCCAAGTATTAGTCTTAACCTGTCTCTGCAGCACTCTTGCTAGCCTAAAAGGCAGGAGATGCTGTTTAAGTATAAAGCTATTTCCCTCCGTTGTCCCTCCTTACACCATGTTTGCATTCCACCAGTGGGGATTTTCTTCTGGCTGAGAGGAGAGGATCCCAGTTCCTGCAGATGggcagaaagaaacaaaaaacatacAGATGACAGTCTGTGATTTCAGAGGAATCGTAGGAGCCTCATGCAAGACCTCTGaccacacagaaaacaaacatcCATGATGAAAAACATCGGCAAGGGAAGTGGAAGGAACATTTCTAAATTTGCCCTTAGGCAGATTTGACACTCAGAATTTGATTCATGCTACAGATGAAACCCGTCTAGAAGCTTCTTGTAGCACAGAAAAGACCTGTGATGCCTATTTAAGTACCTCCCCAAAAGACAAATCCTAGCAGGTAAATTCCAATACACTCAGACGATCTGTGTGAGTGACGGACGTTTGGGTGCCC
Proteins encoded in this region:
- the NOTUM gene encoding palmitoleoyl-protein carboxylesterase NOTUM, which codes for MGTAAVHLLLLLGLLHAGPGGEGRKGWRRRGPAVRERGEAAAAAESFPLDFTAVEGNMDSFMAQVKSLAQSLYPCSAQALPHDLRLHLLHNASVTCNDGSPAGYYLKESKGSRRWLLFLEGGWYCFNRENCDTRYDTMRRLMSSREWPATRVGTGILSSQPEENPHWWNANMVFIPYCSSDVWSGASSKSEKNEYAFMGALIIQEVIKELVGKGLSTAKVLLLAGSSAGGTGVLLNVDRVAEQLEEMGYQGIQVRGLADSGWFLDNKQYRRTDCIDTITCAPTEAIRRGIRYWNGVVPERCKLQFKEGEEWNCFFGYKIYPTLRCPVFVVQWLFDEAQLTVDNVHLTGQPVQEGQWLYIQNLGRELRNTLKDVTASFAPACLSHEIITRNHWTDIQVKGTSLPRALHCWDRSLHESNKNGKAPLKGCPIHLIDSCPWPHCNPSCPTIRDQFTGQEMNVIQFLMHMGFDVQKMAQQQGLEPSKLLGMLSSGN